CGCAGCGACACAAAACGTCCAAATCTAAACGGTGCAGGCACTACATATACTGGAGATTGATTTCGCGAAAGGTTTCCACTTACCCAGATATCATCCACAAAAAAGGCCTCCCGTGGCGCATTAGCAAAATCAAAGACTCGCGCATCAAATAATTTTGGCTTTACTGCAAAACTGGCCGCCCCTTGCAGACAATCAACTCGCACTGGCTTAGTGACTGAGTTATCCTTTCTATAAAAGCGCACTATTCCACCATATAGCTGCTCCTTATCTTTGTGATCAAAACTTTTCGGCACAGTCCACCCAGATAAAGTCATCGCTGCATCCGGTAATTGTTTCGAATTAGCGATGTAATTCTCTACCATTCCTCTTGGGTAAATCTGATCATCATCTAAGACAATAATTAACTTGTCCGGCTCCTCTTTATACAGATCCAAAGTTGGCAATAGTTTAGTTGCCGGGCCTAAATCCTTCTCAATCCAATTAATTTCAACCAAAGGGTGATTTAAAACATAATCCGGTATGTCGTACTCTGCCTTATCTCTTTCGAAAGCCTTAGGTAAGTTGAGAATAATTTTTTCGGGAAGTACGGATTGATCTGTCAAAGAATTAAGTGTAGGTGTCAGCCCCTTAAATCGTGTGGGTAAAATCGATAGGGAGATTACTGCATTAGACCTCTCTTTTTCTTGAATCTTTTTGACCCAATACGATGGTTGTGTAATTCTGACTTGAAACAACCTCAATATTTCTGAAACAAATCTCCTCATGTTTAAGCATTCAATTTTGACGCAAACATAAGCGCTTCATAAAGAATATTACCGCAGAGACTTCCATAATTATCAATGTGATGTTGCTTTTCCTTGTATAGCTTGAAGATTTACAACTATTGGTTTTAGAGAAAATATAATTCTTTAGTTTTGCATGCAATTCACTTAATACAGATGTCTAAAAACGATATTGAAAAAGAATTCTGGTTTTCCCCACAAGAACGAGTTGATTTTTACCTAAACGGACTAGATTCTTTTGAAATAGACCTAGAAGTCTTCAAAAAAATCAAAAACAGTAACGAATGGAATCAAAAAGAGCTTCACTTGGTATCCTTTGAACAGTATGAAAACACTTTCACACATTGGTATTGCAAATACATCGTACATCTGCCTCGAATAAGAAACATCAGAGTTTTACCCTACTACAAAGCCTACAAAGACTTACATTCTTTAATGAATTTCTTTATTCCTTTTGATAAACTAGGCCTGAAATACAAAGCATTCAAGTACCCTCTATTCTATGGAGAAACAGGTTATACTGACGGAATACCTTGTCTTAAAAAATCTAGGAGAGGTGATGATGAGGAAAGTGTCATCTTTAATTTCAGAACCTTAAGGCTTACTCAACCCTGTGAGTCCGCACAAAAAAACGACATCCCCTGGCGAGACAAAAAAAATAGTGTCATATGGCGCGGAGCTACTACTGGTCAAGAACAGAGAGTAACCTTTGTAGAGAAGTACTTCAACAAATATGATGTTGCCTTTGCTACCACCAAACAAAAACCACACCTCGCACACCTCAAGAAGGCAAAAGTTTCAATTAAAAAACAATTGGAATACAAATTTGTAATCAGCCTGGAAGGGAATGATGTCGCCAGCAACCTAAGATGGGTTTTATCATCTAATTCAGTACCGATTATGCCTAAGCCTTACTGGCAATCCTGGATTATGGAAGAAAAACTGGAGCCATTTGTGCATTATTTGGAACTCAACAAAGACTTATCTAATCTAGAAGAAGTTTTAAAATGGGCATCCGAAAACGATGAAAAATGCGAACAGATTGCAGAAAACGGAAAAAAATACATGGCACAGTTTCTAGATGATAAAAATGATATACAAGTTCAGAAATTATTGTTAGAAGAATACGCCAAACGCGTGAGTTATAAAAATTCAATAAAATGATAGACATATTAATGCTCTCAACAGAGCACATAGATATATATACTCAATACTCTATTCCGATTTGGAAAAAATACTGCGAACAACATGGTTACTCCTTTCATCACTATGGTGAAAAACTCATCCCAGACATGGCCTTCACATGGAGTCGAATCAAAATGATCCAGGATCATTTCAAAAAAAGCAATGCGGAATATGTCATGATGGTAGATGCAGACACTTTTCTATATCATGATCGATTAGACCAGAAATTAGAAGAGCTCATAGACAAATATATGATCGGCGATAAAAGAATTTTATTTCAAAAAGATGGTTCCGACCGAATGGGCATTTACTTCTCACACAACTGGGCCTTGAGTTTCAAGGTCGGCCGTTGGGCTTTGCCAAATGCAGGTTTCAACATCATGAGGAATTGCCCTGAGGTCCATCAGTTTATTGACACATGGCTGGAGCTAGGACAAGGAAAACTTAGACATTTAGCCGATGTGCATCCAAGAACACAAAATGTGCTGCTTCATGGTGTCATGCAAGACCCAGAATTAGATAAACTCATAGGCTATTTACCTTCTAAAATCGTTAGTAAAAGGAATACTAAATTCTGCAGACATCTTTCTGCCATGACAAAAGAACAAATCGCGGAAGCTATCAAAGTGGAATACGACAAAATATTTTAATCAGTCCTATTCTTAATCCAATACAAACGAAGAATGAAAAAACTGTTCCCTCTTATTAAAAACAGACTGGGCCTATTTATTATTGGAGCCATTACAGGTGTCGCCTCAGGATTTTGTACGTCCAGAGTGATTACTATGATCAAAACGGGGCTGGATTCAGTAGATAATATCAATGAAAATTTCATTTTTCAGATCATTGGATATAGCATTATTGCAACAATATTGGGGATAGGTTCTGGTTATTTTATAGCAAAAATAACCTCCATTGTTATAAGGCAACTCACCCAAAATCTATCTGAAAAAATTCTAAAAGCGAATTACGAGTACATTGAATCGGCTTCATCGAGAATCGTTCCTGTTCTCACTAGAGACATTACTATGCTTTCAGAGTTCATCAATAGAATTCCTCAATTTCTAGTATCTGTCACCACCGTCGTGGCAACCCTTTATGTCATGTTTTTATCGGACTGGAAATTGACATCATTCTTTATGATCGCATTTGTTCTCCAGATCATAATGGTGGCGTCCACTTTGCCTTTAGTGAGAAAGCTTACTCGCAATTCAACCAAATACAACAATTATTTATATAGGGACTTATCAAACCTTGTATCTGGTTTAAAAGAGCTTTCACTAAATGAAGCAAGAAGAAACGATTATATCTCTCTGGTAATTTCAGAGAACCTGAAATTTTGGAACAAATCAGAGGTCCGTAGAAAAGTCCTTTTAGAAACTAATGATCGACTTTCTGATCTCTTGGTTTTTATCTTCTCAGGACTACTCATGTACGCAGGTGCGACCATACTACCAATAGATTTTTATCAATTCAAGGTAATTCTTCCCACTATCCTTTTCTTAATTCCATTTACCACCAAAATAGCAAGTTTTTTCAGGCTTAAGAGTGGGGCAATGGTTTCTTTAGAACAGATTCACAAATTGGGTTTAGACGTGGACAAAAGAAAAATCGAGTCCTCTGAGCAGTTAAAACCCAATCACGAGTCAAACGTCCCCATATTAAAGTTTAGTAAAATCAAATTTCAGTATCAAACCCAGCAGCATGAAAATCCAATCACCTTTGGCCCATTGGATATAGCTTTTAAAAAGAATAACATCACCTTTATAATTGGTGGTAATGGAAGTGGAAAGACTACATTTTCAAAAATCCTCACAGGGCTCTACATCCCAATTAGTGGAAGTATCCAATACTATGACGAAGAAGTGAAAATGGAGAATCTCATTAGTTACCGAAATTTATTTTCGGCCTACTATGCAGATTCACATGTATTCGAGCATTTATCCCATATTGAAGCTTCCTATTTGGAAGAAAAAGCAGATAATTTCATCAATATGCTAGAAATGGAAAGCAAAGTTGAAATTGAGGGAGACACCTTCAGTACAATCTCACTTTCCTACGGACAACGGTCCAGGTTGGCACTTATAGCCAATATGCTCGATAATAAGGATATCTATGTTTTTGATGAATGGGCAGCTAACCAAGACCCTTATTTCAAGGGGATTTTCTATCACAAAATTCTACCTTACCTCAAAGAAATAGGAAAAACTATCATCGTAATTTCTCATGACGAAAAGTACTTTGAGGTAGCTGACGAGATTATAGAATTACAGGAAGGAATGATTAATTCTAAAACCCCCTGACATGAAAAACTCAAATCCTCTGGTTTCAATTATTGTTCCTATATACAATGCATCCACGCATCTCAGGCAGTGTTTAGAGAGCATTGAGAACCAAACACTCAATCAAATAGAGGTTATTATGGTAAATGATGCCTCGCCAGATCAATTGGATGAAGAGATATGTCTTGAATTCAAAAAAAAAGACAATCGTTTCAAGTATTTCAAACACAGTAAAAATACTGGAGTTGGTGGGGCTAGAAATACAGGAATCAGTAATGCCTCAGCAGATTATATCGGTTGGGTGGATAGTGATGACTGGGTGAAAGCTGAAATGTTTGAAAAACTTTATACAAATATTACTAAAAACAACTCTTGTATTTCACAGTGTTATTTTTACGATTTTCAAAACAAAGAACTAAAAATCAGAAAGTTAAAATCCTTTCAAAAATCAAAAGACAAGATTAATTCTAGTAATGTATTACTTTGGAATAAGTTGTTTAGAAAAACACTTTTTACAGACAACAACATTCTTTTCCCAGTTCATATTCCATTGGATGATCTAGCGACAATGCCAAGGCTCTTATATTTTGTAAACAAAATTTCACTAGTACGAATACCGCTCTATTATTATAGAATTGAACTAAAAAACTCTGTTACTGCCAATTACAAAAATGTATTCGCCACAAATCCCATTGTTTTTAATACTATAAAGGATTTCATGGAGGAACGAAAGATCTTTAAAAGGGATTATATTTTTTTTGAAAAACGTGTACTTAAGAGCTTAGTCCATGATGTCAGAAGGCTCATGAAAGACCCAAAATTTTCTCTGGAAGAAAAAAATCAAATTATCAAAAGTTATTTAGGAGACTCTCTGAAATTTCTCAATCTTAACAGCCCTGTAAACACGTACGACATTGTAATATCACTAAGCAACTTGAAATCCTTGCTTTTTAAAACTAAGATTAAAATAATGCTTTACAAGCTAGGCATCTTCAAATTTTAAGTACCGTGTTTTGACTCTAAACAATACCAATATCAAAAGGTTCCAAAATAAATTCATACTAATATTTGGTCTTGCCACCAGCTTGTCTGGCTCCATATTTTCACAAGTGTTATATCCAGAAAGTGAATGGTTGGAATATTATAGGGTTCTAGAAATTAAAAATGAAAAAATAGAAAATAGAATAAATATATTCGCATCAATAATTAATCAATACGATAGAGACTCTCTTTCATGGGATATTTGGTCTTCTCAAATCCCAAGAAATAAAAACAACAAGTACATATCCATACTCCCGATTCGGTTTGCCAATCATTATAATTCAACCTACGCTCGTGGTTACAATGACGGAGCTCTTTGGAAGGGAAAAGGCTTAACTAGCTCACTTCAGGGTGGTTTAACAGGCAAATACGGAATATTGGAATTCACATTAGCACCAATTATTTTCTATTCTCAAAATGCTGATTTTGAACTAGCACCAATTCAGGGTAACAACCATATTTATAACTACCAATTTCGTAATCAACGAATAGACTATGTACAACGCTATGGTGATTCGTCATTTACCCAAATAGATTGGGGGCAAACAGAAATTCGTGCCGTGTATAAAAACATGACAATTGGTATTTCAACCCAAAATATGGTTTGGGGACCAGCTCAAAGAAATCCCATAATCATGAGTAATAATGCAGGTGGTTTTCCTCATTTTGATATTGGGACTCACAAACCCATTAATACAAAAATCGGAAGAATTGAAGCAAAAGTATATTATGGTGTCCTAAATAAGTCTGACTACTTCAGTAGTGACAATCAATGGAATTATAGATATTGGTCTGGCCTTAACATTGGCTATAATCCATCATTTCTACCCTCGCTTTACATTGGTTTCAACAGAGCTTTCTATAAAAAACTTGACGATTTTGAGGCATCTGACCTAATCGTTTTTATTGGAAAATTTGATGACACAGACGGTGGGGCCAATGGAAATGACGAATACGATCAACTGGGTTCATTAACCATACGTTGGAAATTTGAAAAAGTAGGGTTTGAAACTTATTTCGAATATGGTCTTAACGATTATGGATCTAAATTAATTGATACAGAACCAGAACATGGTAGGGGGTACACCTTAGGTTTCAGCAAATATATTGACATCAAAACCAATAATGTGCTTAAGTTAACTTACGAACATACCTCCGTCGACAAACCTAAAAATTATATCTATAGATTTAATAATTCTTGGTATTCCCATAGTATAGTACGTCAGGGCTATACACAAGATGGCCAAATTATTGGTGCTGGTATTGGAGTTGGATCAACTACTGATTTTTTTGATGCACAATATTTTTTCAAAAAAGGTCGACTAAACTTAACAGCACAAAGAATAAGATTTGATGATGACTACTTTTACTCTAATATTCAAACCTTCTACAATCACGACCATGAATGGACCCTCGAGTCAAAATATTCAAGATTCATTGGAGACTATATGCTTGGCATAGATTTTGGAGTTTGTATCCGAGAAAACCAATATTTCATCGAAAACAACAATAAGACCAATATTTTCGTTGGACTCAACTTAACAAGACTGTTTAACCAGTAGCAATATGAATATTAAAAACATGAGATACCTTTTCTTATCATTCTCTCTTATATACGTATTATCTTCATGCGTTCCTAATCCTAACAAACTGAACAAGGACAAGGAAGAAACAACACAAGAACCACTAAGCAAGGGTTATTCCATGATCTTCTTTAGAATTGACGATTATGTCATGGTATATGCTGACGACAAACTCATCTACGACAGTAAAAAGCATGGCCAGACAAAAGATATTCTTTTAGATCTCAATCCTTATTATAAAAAAGGAGTTGAAATAAAAATGGAAGGCTTCAATGCAGATTGTGGCGGCTGTGAAAACAACAATTATGAATACGTATATGAAATATACAAAGATGGCGAAGGAATAGAATATGTAAGTGAGTATTCAAACCACATACATCAATCAATTGGCCTTAAAATCACCAAAACCCATATATTGGATTAAAATATTCTTTTTTTAAACAATAAAGGCTACTCTTCGAGTAGCCTTTATTGTTTATTCTATTCCATCAAGCGCCTCTGCAAAGGCAATCCCTAACTGCACGTAATTATCACTTTGATAATGCCAGGGATCAGAATACTGATAAGTCTCAGTTTGTCTTACGATGGCAGCACGACCGTCCTTTTTCACATAATTCTCTTGAGCCTGCCTCACATAATCGCCATATTTCCATACCAGACCATCATATCTCTCGTGATGGGAATCTGAAATTTTACCAATCACCACAGGCAAATCATCAGTCCAAAATGTTGCTCGAACCAAATCCATCAATCGCTTCAGGTTTTCCTCATATCTCAAAGCCACGGCTTCTGGATTCGCATCACTCTCTCCCTGCATCCATAAAATCCCGCGAGGAATCAAAACATCTTGAACTCGATCATCATCTATGTCACCATCTGCCATGGCATTTTTAACTGTGGCTAAAAACTGATCATATTGATTGATCCCAGTCTTTCCATTGTAGTCAGGGTCCCAACAGCCAAAATGATTGATAGCCGCACTGTCTATGGCAGTACCCCCTCTTGAATACTTGATGATGGCAATGCTTCGACCCGGACGCAATTCTTGAATTCTTTTAGCAAAACTCAACTCCACCCCAAATCGATCAGAGTAGTTGTTCTTTTTTGTAGTAGCACCAAAACCTACACCATGTCCGGGTTTTAATACTTGCCAGCTACCTACACCTCCGCCTATTTCATCGTCTGCTACAGTATTACCATGAAAGATATACACACCATCCTGCACATTTTTCAGCGAGTCTGGTAAATCCTTTATATATCCATAACCATCCATATTGGATTGTCCACCAAGGTAATAAAGGTCGATTTCATTCTTTTTTTGAGCAAAAAGGACAGTCGAATAAGCAAGGAGTCCTAAAGTAATTTTCAGTCTTTTCATTTAAATTTTATTTATTAGACAATCGAATCAAACCTTCGATGAAATAATAATCCGCATAGGTCAACGGCACATCTACTTCACTATTTTCTGGTTTGTGTCCCACATTATGCATGATTAAAAAATTTCCGTTGGTTCCTACCTCGGCAGTATAATATCCAGACAAAACAGCCAACATCTCTTTAGCGATCTTTGCATAACCGCGATCGGGATGGTACTCATCCAGCTCTAACAAACCAGATGCAGCAATGGCAGCAGCAGAAGCATCTCGCTCTTCATCAGCTTTGGCATCAAAGTCCCAAAGAGGAATCTTGTCTTTTGGTAGATTCGGATGGTTAACAAAAAACTGAGCAATCTTGTCAGCCTGATCCAGGTAAACGGAATCTCTTGTCTCTCTGAACATCACCGTAAAACCATAAAGACCCCAAGCCTGACCTCTGGCCCATGCAGAAGAATCACTTAGCCCCTGTGCAGTTTTTTTCTCCTGAATCCCACCCCCATTCGGGTCATAGTTCACCACATGATAACTGCTGTTGTCTTCTCTGAAGTGATTCTCCAGGGTGGTGTTGGCGTGGGTCACAGCTATATCATAAAAGGTACTATCACCTGTCTCCCTAGTGGCCCAAAACAAAAGTTCCAGATTCATCATATTGTCAATAATCACCAGATAGTCTTCAGGCAAAGAATCCCAGGATTTGATCGCTCCGACCTCCTCAGAAAACCGACTGG
This is a stretch of genomic DNA from Reichenbachiella ulvae. It encodes these proteins:
- a CDS encoding sialate O-acetylesterase translates to MKRLKITLGLLAYSTVLFAQKKNEIDLYYLGGQSNMDGYGYIKDLPDSLKNVQDGVYIFHGNTVADDEIGGGVGSWQVLKPGHGVGFGATTKKNNYSDRFGVELSFAKRIQELRPGRSIAIIKYSRGGTAIDSAAINHFGCWDPDYNGKTGINQYDQFLATVKNAMADGDIDDDRVQDVLIPRGILWMQGESDANPEAVALRYEENLKRLMDLVRATFWTDDLPVVIGKISDSHHERYDGLVWKYGDYVRQAQENYVKKDGRAAIVRQTETYQYSDPWHYQSDNYVQLGIAFAEALDGIE
- a CDS encoding capsule assembly Wzi family protein; translation: MTLNNTNIKRFQNKFILIFGLATSLSGSIFSQVLYPESEWLEYYRVLEIKNEKIENRINIFASIINQYDRDSLSWDIWSSQIPRNKNNKYISILPIRFANHYNSTYARGYNDGALWKGKGLTSSLQGGLTGKYGILEFTLAPIIFYSQNADFELAPIQGNNHIYNYQFRNQRIDYVQRYGDSSFTQIDWGQTEIRAVYKNMTIGISTQNMVWGPAQRNPIIMSNNAGGFPHFDIGTHKPINTKIGRIEAKVYYGVLNKSDYFSSDNQWNYRYWSGLNIGYNPSFLPSLYIGFNRAFYKKLDDFEASDLIVFIGKFDDTDGGANGNDEYDQLGSLTIRWKFEKVGFETYFEYGLNDYGSKLIDTEPEHGRGYTLGFSKYIDIKTNNVLKLTYEHTSVDKPKNYIYRFNNSWYSHSIVRQGYTQDGQIIGAGIGVGSTTDFFDAQYFFKKGRLNLTAQRIRFDDDYFYSNIQTFYNHDHEWTLESKYSRFIGDYMLGIDFGVCIRENQYFIENNNKTNIFVGLNLTRLFNQ
- a CDS encoding glycosyltransferase family 2 protein, whose translation is MKNSNPLVSIIVPIYNASTHLRQCLESIENQTLNQIEVIMVNDASPDQLDEEICLEFKKKDNRFKYFKHSKNTGVGGARNTGISNASADYIGWVDSDDWVKAEMFEKLYTNITKNNSCISQCYFYDFQNKELKIRKLKSFQKSKDKINSSNVLLWNKLFRKTLFTDNNILFPVHIPLDDLATMPRLLYFVNKISLVRIPLYYYRIELKNSVTANYKNVFATNPIVFNTIKDFMEERKIFKRDYIFFEKRVLKSLVHDVRRLMKDPKFSLEEKNQIIKSYLGDSLKFLNLNSPVNTYDIVISLSNLKSLLFKTKIKIMLYKLGIFKF
- a CDS encoding cyclic peptide export ABC transporter — encoded protein: MKKLFPLIKNRLGLFIIGAITGVASGFCTSRVITMIKTGLDSVDNINENFIFQIIGYSIIATILGIGSGYFIAKITSIVIRQLTQNLSEKILKANYEYIESASSRIVPVLTRDITMLSEFINRIPQFLVSVTTVVATLYVMFLSDWKLTSFFMIAFVLQIIMVASTLPLVRKLTRNSTKYNNYLYRDLSNLVSGLKELSLNEARRNDYISLVISENLKFWNKSEVRRKVLLETNDRLSDLLVFIFSGLLMYAGATILPIDFYQFKVILPTILFLIPFTTKIASFFRLKSGAMVSLEQIHKLGLDVDKRKIESSEQLKPNHESNVPILKFSKIKFQYQTQQHENPITFGPLDIAFKKNNITFIIGGNGSGKTTFSKILTGLYIPISGSIQYYDEEVKMENLISYRNLFSAYYADSHVFEHLSHIEASYLEEKADNFINMLEMESKVEIEGDTFSTISLSYGQRSRLALIANMLDNKDIYVFDEWAANQDPYFKGIFYHKILPYLKEIGKTIIVISHDEKYFEVADEIIELQEGMINSKTP
- a CDS encoding glycoside hydrolase family 88 protein; translation: MNLYMKRLAIFFAMVVLAACSSKKEEAPVSDVEEAPTVLLEKNIPIAIEHYKNMMETLEGEEFPKTYVDGEFKTSNSGWWCSGFYPGTLLYLFQESGDSTLLTEAERMLKLLEIEQYNKYTHDLGFMMYCSFGNALKIAPKEEYKRILVNSAESLSSRFSEEVGAIKSWDSLPEDYLVIIDNMMNLELLFWATRETGDSTFYDIAVTHANTTLENHFREDNSSYHVVNYDPNGGGIQEKKTAQGLSDSSAWARGQAWGLYGFTVMFRETRDSVYLDQADKIAQFFVNHPNLPKDKIPLWDFDAKADEERDASAAAIAASGLLELDEYHPDRGYAKIAKEMLAVLSGYYTAEVGTNGNFLIMHNVGHKPENSEVDVPLTYADYYFIEGLIRLSNK
- a CDS encoding glycosyl transferase family 90, with amino-acid sequence MSKNDIEKEFWFSPQERVDFYLNGLDSFEIDLEVFKKIKNSNEWNQKELHLVSFEQYENTFTHWYCKYIVHLPRIRNIRVLPYYKAYKDLHSLMNFFIPFDKLGLKYKAFKYPLFYGETGYTDGIPCLKKSRRGDDEESVIFNFRTLRLTQPCESAQKNDIPWRDKKNSVIWRGATTGQEQRVTFVEKYFNKYDVAFATTKQKPHLAHLKKAKVSIKKQLEYKFVISLEGNDVASNLRWVLSSNSVPIMPKPYWQSWIMEEKLEPFVHYLELNKDLSNLEEVLKWASENDEKCEQIAENGKKYMAQFLDDKNDIQVQKLLLEEYAKRVSYKNSIK